From the Leptospira biflexa serovar Patoc strain 'Patoc 1 (Paris)' genome, one window contains:
- a CDS encoding OmpA family protein, translating into MKKILVSLIISVFPLLGQPLPKVKDVRFYPPLNTQNVEYNPIISPTGRYLVFQSNRPGGEGGMDLWISENLSFPDRMKLPVWSAPKNFRELNTTNFEGMFSILFDEEEKPYELYFTSVRDKSQKDSKKNREGYDGLNLYYTKINQRTGLWAIPTHLNEINSNFEDKMPAVSPDGCSVVFSSNRPGGLGGFDLWISKREPTTKETEKSPDKPKIKCRDGIWQKPISMGPVINTGEDEISPNFHWDGLRLYFSSNRGDKNRKFSFYYSEYNESSGQFETPKLLGNPFNTNQPLSGESTGFPFDTPSDYSTYSLWEESDNEGISVTFDDLWFYFASNRPGGEGQFDIYRTMVPEDLRRTYEFVFRGLVLDGSEAIMIGLDSTLKIYDDTKPIQVITSKRIGGDLSLEDAENFRTTIKTGKLYRVEVSSPGFHPTELLLDLRGNVGKDKEQYSQIILQPIRPVKDNRPDKTIQGIRFVVKDKKTDLVIPNAICFYFDDLTRKGKSLSAVDGHFDLDQTPTMDFEILARAKGYKEETFLFSKEKLAEMSGKETVLYLRNVKDFDDLYNTIIYFPFNERTLSDEDKKKLDLLADFLIHHKNEKVEIGGHTDNIGNKEYNINLSEDRALSVYQYLRLKGVPKERMKVQAYHYSQPIADNETEEGRSRNRRVNFKKID; encoded by the coding sequence ATGAAAAAAATCCTTGTTTCCTTAATCATTTCGGTGTTTCCACTCCTTGGCCAACCACTTCCGAAGGTGAAGGATGTAAGGTTTTACCCACCACTCAACACCCAAAATGTGGAATACAATCCGATCATTTCCCCAACGGGAAGGTATTTGGTCTTCCAATCCAACAGGCCTGGTGGGGAAGGGGGGATGGATTTATGGATTTCGGAAAACTTAAGTTTTCCCGACCGAATGAAATTGCCTGTTTGGTCTGCGCCGAAAAATTTTCGTGAGCTGAATACGACCAATTTTGAGGGTATGTTTTCCATTCTCTTTGATGAGGAAGAAAAACCATACGAACTCTACTTTACTTCCGTAAGGGACAAGTCTCAAAAAGACAGCAAAAAGAATCGTGAAGGATATGACGGATTAAATCTTTATTATACGAAGATCAACCAAAGGACTGGGCTTTGGGCAATCCCTACTCATTTAAATGAAATCAATTCTAACTTCGAAGATAAGATGCCTGCCGTTTCGCCTGACGGATGTTCGGTTGTATTTTCCTCTAACAGACCAGGTGGGCTTGGTGGGTTTGATTTATGGATCTCAAAACGCGAGCCAACGACAAAAGAGACAGAAAAAAGTCCAGACAAACCAAAAATCAAATGCCGAGATGGGATTTGGCAAAAACCCATCTCGATGGGTCCTGTGATCAATACTGGGGAAGATGAAATCAGTCCCAATTTTCATTGGGATGGACTTCGGTTGTATTTTAGTTCCAACCGAGGGGACAAAAACCGGAAGTTTAGTTTTTATTATAGTGAATACAATGAATCGAGTGGGCAATTTGAAACGCCTAAGTTATTAGGAAATCCATTTAACACCAACCAACCTCTGTCAGGCGAATCTACGGGGTTTCCATTTGATACACCTTCTGATTATTCCACTTATAGCCTTTGGGAAGAGAGCGATAATGAAGGGATATCTGTCACTTTTGATGACCTATGGTTTTATTTTGCATCAAATCGACCTGGTGGGGAAGGGCAATTTGATATATACCGAACAATGGTACCGGAAGACCTCAGACGTACATATGAGTTTGTTTTCCGAGGGTTAGTCCTTGATGGTTCGGAAGCGATCATGATTGGACTTGATTCCACGTTAAAAATCTATGATGATACCAAACCCATCCAGGTGATTACTTCCAAACGAATCGGTGGTGACCTTTCCTTGGAAGATGCAGAGAATTTTCGCACAACCATCAAAACAGGAAAATTGTACCGAGTGGAAGTTTCGTCTCCAGGGTTTCATCCGACCGAGTTACTTCTTGACCTTCGTGGGAATGTGGGGAAAGACAAAGAACAATATTCCCAAATCATCCTACAACCCATAAGGCCCGTAAAGGACAATCGTCCTGACAAAACCATTCAAGGGATACGATTTGTCGTGAAAGATAAAAAAACAGACCTTGTGATTCCCAATGCTATTTGTTTTTACTTTGATGATTTGACGAGGAAAGGAAAATCCTTATCGGCCGTGGATGGTCATTTTGATTTAGACCAAACTCCTACAATGGATTTTGAAATCCTAGCAAGAGCCAAAGGATACAAAGAGGAAACCTTTTTATTTTCCAAAGAGAAACTCGCCGAGATGTCAGGAAAAGAAACGGTTCTGTATCTTCGGAATGTAAAAGACTTTGATGACCTGTACAATACAATTATTTATTTCCCGTTCAATGAACGAACATTGAGTGATGAAGATAAGAAAAAATTGGATCTTTTGGCAGACTTCCTCATCCATCACAAAAATGAAAAAGTTGAAATTGGTGGACACACTGACAATATAGGGAATAAAGAATACAACATCAATCTAAGTGAAGATAGAGCTCTCTCTGTATACCAATATTTACGTCTGAAGGGTGTTCCCAAAGAACGAATGAAGGTACAAGCGTATCATTATTCGCAACCCATTGCAGACAATGAAACAGAAGAAGGAAGATCTCGCAATAGACGTGTGAATTTCAAGAAGATAGACTAA
- the folP gene encoding dihydropteroate synthase, which yields MAEIFGILNITTDSFSDGGKYINPDDAIKKGVQLLQEGADWLDVSGQSSNIAANLVTEEEEWKRVEPVIRYFVPKGVRISLDSFRPNVQKKAIEAGVRCLNDITGFTYEGDREFLKTYGAKHSDLKFIIMHSHNRNIAKMKSTLSPEKVIKKIQIFFRDRRNDLTAMGISESSIFFDPGMGFFLSDDPMVSFRVLQDLEILKLEFPQLMVSVSRKSFLGNVLGNLPIEDREFATLACELHLLKNKIPFIRTHNVLKLRHAEKIWNLCQESE from the coding sequence ATGGCTGAAATCTTCGGAATCTTAAACATCACCACTGACTCCTTTAGTGATGGAGGTAAGTACATAAACCCCGATGACGCTATCAAAAAAGGAGTCCAACTCTTACAAGAAGGGGCTGATTGGTTGGATGTCTCAGGCCAATCTTCCAATATTGCGGCAAACCTCGTCACAGAGGAGGAAGAATGGAAACGTGTGGAACCTGTCATCCGTTACTTTGTTCCGAAAGGGGTTCGAATCAGTTTGGATAGTTTCCGACCCAATGTACAAAAGAAAGCAATTGAGGCTGGGGTTCGTTGTTTGAATGACATCACTGGATTTACCTACGAAGGGGATCGTGAGTTTTTAAAAACTTACGGTGCAAAGCACTCTGATCTAAAATTCATCATCATGCATTCGCATAACAGAAATATTGCGAAAATGAAATCAACTTTGTCTCCAGAAAAAGTAATCAAAAAAATCCAGATCTTTTTTAGAGACAGAAGAAATGATCTAACTGCGATGGGAATTTCAGAATCATCTATCTTTTTTGATCCAGGGATGGGTTTTTTCTTGAGTGATGACCCTATGGTTTCCTTTCGAGTGCTTCAAGATCTAGAAATCCTAAAATTGGAATTTCCACAACTGATGGTGAGTGTCTCTCGAAAATCATTTCTCGGAAATGTTTTGGGAAATTTACCAATTGAAGATCGGGAATTTGCAACTCTCGCATGTGAATTACATTTATTAAAAAATAAAATCCCTTTCATTCGGACGCATAACGTCCTTAAGCTGAGACATGCCGAAAAAATTTGGAATTTATGCCAAGAGAGTGAATGA